The genomic segment ATATATGCAAAGAACCTTTCATAGTATTGTACCAGGAGAAATTTTGTATTATGAAGACCTGATGCATGTGCAGATATGTTGGAAtcctaaaacaaacaaaaaggttAAAGGCAAAAATTATAAGAGTAAAGTAGCAAGTTTTTCATACATTAATGGTATATTCATCAGTTTGCAACTGGATCATGACAAATGAATTATTAGAAAGAACTACTCATGCAAATACTACTTTTAATAATGATGGCATCATTATGAAGGTCAGACCATCACTGTTTCGTTTTTTCCTATATTATACATCATATGTCCTTAAATTTTCACATATAGTCAACAATGATTCACTGGCCAATAGACCTTTGAAAAATCTTATTGTTAGATGATACTTgagtataattcacattattcAATCTTCACCAAGGCTTTAAACACATTTCGAAATAAAAGTAATAGCAACAACGATAAGCCCACTCGTATAGCAACTGTATCTAATCACATTATGAAGCTTAGACATCATTCCCCCTCACATATGAGCCAGAAAAGTAAATGTGTGTTCATATCTTGTACTAAAGATGTTTTAagaacattttttatgattatctttagaagaaaataaagttgTCTTACCTTGTAAGCTTGTAAATTATCTGTTGCTTTTGGTAATCCCATATATTTTTCAGTATAAACAGAATCTGTAAGAGAAAGATATAATACAAGAATATAATGTATACAAACTCCAAATAagttgaaaaacaagaaaaaaaatcaaaatgtttatcTATGGGCCAGGGCCCacaaaagaaaatttcattACTGTTGCCAACAGGCATTTGAGCTCGCACAGGAATTAAACCACTGATAAAATATTGCACAAATTCCATTACACTAACGAAGAAATATTGAATTACTTGTTCATTTAAAATTGACATCATATTTATGatgtaagattataatttttaaatgtgGAAGAACATATATGAAAGCACTTAGCTTAAACATTATGATTTATGGATGAACTTATGATTTGTTAATGTCTATTGTAATATTAATTCATCACACGTACCTTACCATAAAATCTCCAATCAGTGACAGGGGCTACAGCCATTGTACAGTTAAATTTACCATATGTAGCAGCTAACGTTGAAGCAAAACCTTCATATGACTAAATATGAATGGTAAAGGAAGCCAAATAGgtatcattaatattcaaatgaaattacAGACTAATTTTTACCACACATATCATAAAAATGCTTTGATGCGTAAttatttatcaattattatGTCTACTCTAAATGTTGTTAGCAGTGTTCTGTCCTCTTCTGTGGACATGGAAATAAATCTCTTCCAGTTTATTACTGAATGTGAGCAACCTTATAAAGTTAtgtcagattgaaaaaaatcaagcttATCAATTTTATGTCCAAAATACTTGTTCCTAAAAAACAACTCTTAAACAATTCTTAAACTAAAATGGACGTTTATACTCACCCATCCCCAAATAGCTGTTTTGTTCCAGTCCAAGTAACGATACGTATCCAATAAATAGTtggatgaaattgaaaaaaaataaaaccaaatttGAAATGGGGAAAGAACATACTTTCATAATAGCTTGTATGAACAATAGAACatgtattcaaataaaattaatgattcACTTTTAtagcataattatgcaaataaacacTCCTAATTGATTTTACAATTCTGAGGCATTGTAGATTTTACACACAATCAAATATAATAGATCTCAAAAGTATGGTTAGATTTTATATTGTAACAAATAAAGATGTTGATACTTATGCCTTCAATTAGTACACAAAGGGGAAGCACAATAATTCAGTCAGCACAATAATAATCTTGTAATCCAATGAGCGATGTTCAAAATTTATCTGGCTACAGTTTCACAAAAACTTGTGATTGATTCAATCATTCCCAACGATAACATAGCAAGAAACATCATCATCTAGAATATGAAATCCTTTCAAGTGTCCATGAAATGCTTGAAATATGAGATCAATGTTATCatcataaatttatttatataataatttgatCTTCAATTTCAACTGTGCCCAATCTTTTGTATATATAGATCTCATAAAGTAGCTTCTGACCATTTATATGCCGATCCACGCCCATCGATACGAGCAATAATCACATGGTGATTACTACTCAAATATGAATACCAGCCCTGGTGATATTTGGCATCCACCTgcagaaaaacaaaaggatgaaataattgtttctATCAAACTTAGgataaagtttatggatagaagATACaagatttttatatatttgtttccTAAGGTTCAACTAAActtacatacatacacatagaAAATTAGTCTTGTAATCCGTTTTAATGGAGAGAAAGCATACAATGTTTTGCTATTTCCCATTGATAAGCAGAACCTTATAGACTAGGTAAACTTTTCTTAAAGTTTATTATCACTAAGACAAAAATTTCTTCATAAAAATAGCTTATCTAATTCTTAGTTTGATAAATAGCGGTCAGGTAGATCAAACTTAAGAAAGCATTACACAGAATCCAATCTtctgaaatttgaaataatgttaaggaaattatattttaaaagagaaataatCACTTAAAATATACCCCTTATGCACATTAGTTTCTGATCAGTCTCTTACTCATCTCATTTTCCACATGAAAATGAGTGAATTAACTCATCAGTCAGTTTATCATTTCCCACTGCTGCAACCAAAATAGTATGGATACCAAATTACTGCCCACCCCTAAAGTATAAACATCTCAACTCTGCCACAATATAAAAATCTCACTGCTGCCACTACAAAAATTTGTATTATCCCACTACTGCCACCACTAACAATTGATACTCAATTCTAAACACATCTACCACTGCTGCATGACACCACCATATATAGTACATATATCCCATCTCTGCCACTACAACAGTTTGTAATATATGCCGCTGCTGCCACCATGATATCTCATTCACACTACATCTACAACTATTGACACCACCAGAGTAAatatatcccactgctgccaccccTAAACAATCATCCCATTCCAACCATCTACTACTGCTGCCTGACATCACCATTGTGCAGATATCCAATCTCTGCTACCACGTCAGTTTGtaatcccactgctgccactcCTAAACCATTGATATCCCATTCCCACTACATCTACCCAAGCTGCTAACACCACAGTACAGAAATCCCGTCTCTGCTGCAACAACAACAGCTTGTAATATCGACTGCTGTACCCCAATACAGTTGATACGCATACCCCATTCCCATCACATCTATCACTGTTGACACCACCACAATCCTATCTTTGCCACCAAAACAGTTACTTTGTAATATCCCACTGATAACAATTGTCCACTTTCATCACCACACTATATATCTAACACACCAGTAAAGTTATAAATATCCCACTGCTGAAACACACCACTACAGCTCAAGAGAGTAGCAGATAAGATGACATTCTTACCTGTTGTGTGCCAGGTCCTGCATAGACGTCAACCAGTAACGGATGCCTACGCTGATCATCCATTGACCGCGGAATAAGAAGCTCGATTTGGATGTCAAAATTACCATCTGAAGACTTGACAGTGTGGAACGTCTTCATCACAAAATCctatatatgaagaaaaaaaaatcaatattctgaGTAAGTTCTTGTAGAAATTTTAAGTGAAGTGTgaaaatttacatgaaaaaataattatttcataccaCAGGAAAATTAGATATGTATGGTTTCTTTTATAGAAGTCACTGTTCATTATTGGATTCTGCAAGATACAAGCATCAGTATACCATATACATTCTCAAAAATATCTTTTACAGCTTTGTTGACCTTCTTCATTAATAGAATTCTGAGGTATAATGTAATAGTAATGTTCAGAATGAAACATAATCCATTAAAAGTAAAATGTTCAGGAGACTGAAAGTTAACAGTTGATATGTGACTATTGGAACAATTTTACTATATACAATGTCATAGtacacatgaataaaacatcGAGTCTATTCCATGGATCATTTCACTGAAGTTGGAAATTTTTATTAAACCTGTACGTTCTATGCTAATTTTCCATTCGCTACCATTTTGAATGAACTCTTACAGGATTTCAAACTTCACTCAAATTGAATCTAACATGTCAAAGACTAACCTTATCAGCCAGAGCCGCCTTGACGCCAGCATTATCTACCAAAACTGTGAAGTTTGCCGAATCAATGGAATTAAGGAATGTCTGAGGTACATCAGGACCATGGCACTGTAGGATGTACCGGGTTGCCTTGTCGTTGAAGTCTGCACTGACGTAGGAGCAACCTTCAATTAATTACATCACATGTCAGGCAGTTTCTCTCCTTGGTCACAATGTTCAAACTGAATGGAAGATAAGAAATTATCCATCAAGAATATGATAAAAACTCTATCAAAATTGTTAAAAGAAGTTTATATTGATATTGTATtatcaatattctgaaaatattttGCACATTT from the Lytechinus pictus isolate F3 Inbred chromosome 1, Lp3.0, whole genome shotgun sequence genome contains:
- the LOC129267341 gene encoding dipeptidyl peptidase 4-like codes for the protein MAVAPVTDWRFYDSVYTEKYMGLPKATDNLQAYKDSNISAHASGLHNTKFLLVQYYERFFAYIYSKQIINVYECN